The Apium graveolens cultivar Ventura chromosome 10, ASM990537v1, whole genome shotgun sequence nucleotide sequence CttaaatattatttattgatttattggttatattaaaaataataaataatagaCGTGGGCGGCATGATTGTTGGTAATGTAGTACTGGACCGTTATGGCCCATTGAGTCTCATTTCAATTCTGAGTAATAAAGCCGAGATTTTTGAGGCCACACTTAGTACTTGGTTGGTTAAAATAAAAACCACATTCTGATCTACGGTTGTTTAAAATTTCTGTTCAGGTTTGATACAgttttttttcaaattcaattaaatGACACTATCCGACAAAAAAAAATAGATGATActaaaaataatttctaaattatttttggCAGTTTTGTCGATTTTTCGTCGGAGGGGGAGTGGCGGCTGCAATATCCCAGAAGAAAAACCCCAATTTCACATGAATTTACGTATGTCTTGTTTTTCCTCTCTGTCTGCGTTTATTTAATTATAGATTGTGTATTTTTTAAAGAGTAATGTTAGAGGTAAAAAAAAAAGTTACAAAAAATTGTCACAAAATGACATGACTTGGGTGATGTGATATAATGAAAAAATTCAGTTGGTCATATTAATATAAATGCAGGGATCCATTTATATTTAGCCAACCAACATGTGACATGTGACATTTATAACTATTTTAGTAACTCATTTTGTACCTGACATTTTCTTTTTTAAATACATTTGAGGACAGAGCTGTATGCCAAAATATGAACTCCAATAAATAGATTTTATAATTACTTTTACAAAAATCAATTGAAAGCCTCAACGAAATTTTCAAGAAAATTTATATTAGAAAAATAGGAAACTAAGCAAAAAACCAGTTTGTGCTATTTTAGATTTATCATTTACCATGTTATCATATGTACTAGCATATCAAATGCAGTAATTTCTTTTATTAAAAGCATATTTGTGGCAAAAGTATATATAATTTCTCTTTTTAAAAATGTTATAAAAGCACATGCTCTAATCGTCTGTATTCCCATATATTAATTATTCTTCGATCAATACTTGTCAAAACTTAAAATACTTTTCAAAAGACATGAATGGACCAGGTGCTAATACAGCTTGTGCTGCATGTAAGTACCTGCGTAGAAGATGCAACGACAGCTGTTTTCTAGCAGAGTATTTTCCAGCAACAAAGAGTGAAGAGTATCTTATTTGTCACAGAGTTTATGGCACCTACAACCTTGTTAAGATTATTAAATCAGTCCAAGAACACCAGCGTCACGAGACTGTTGCAACATTAATATTGGAGGCCCGAATGAGGGTGTCGAATCCGGTGCATGGCTATTTTGTTATGCATAAAGATTTACAATCCCAGATTGACGAGCATTCGAAGGAACTGTATGCTGTGAAGAAACAATTGTTTTTGTTTAAGAGTTTGCATTCTCAGGTAGAGCTATTGGACAATCAATTAATGAATACTTCATTAGCTGTTGTTCCGGAAAGTGATGGAGAGTAAGATAGGAGGATACTGATGCGAGAAGTATGTTACTCGTTATAATTAATCGGTAAACAATTATAGATTATAAAGATAGTCTGAATGTGTTGTGATATGCTATGTTATTTATTAGTGAAAAATACAGTACATATGGTAAACAATTTCATGTGTTTGCGGAATAATATATAATTCTCATTCTATTTTATTAAGATACTATCTCGCTAATGATAAATATGTTGGAAAATGTGAGTATTGAACCCCACATtgtcaagtcattttgagacGTTCTTAACTGGATGACACTTGGAGTATGTTCTCCTCCGTGAGAGTTTTCCGAGACACTTTGAAACACTCAAAATGGTTAAGGGATGAACGAGATGTGATAATCTAAAGTTGGTTACTTGAAGGTGGAAATATTGTAAATAAACTTGTATCCCACGTTGAAATGAAAAATGAGTTTCCTTTGCTTTATATAGCATAAAAGTTTAGTAGTGTCTAAAAGTATTACTAAGGTGCTGCTGCATCTCCTACGTGCGCGCGCATGGGTGCAAATTGTGGAATTTCGAGGAGTAATCCGAGGCTTGCGAAGCCTTCGGGCTTGCCCGCGTGTGTGACGTGCGGACACGAATCGTGTAGCAAAAAATTGGCCCGAATAATCACGGAATAGTTTTGCTAATTTCCACCGCGCTTAGGctcttaaataaatattcattattcgGTAATAAGAGAAGTAGTGCACACGTTTCTTTAAGCCTACATATTTTCGTTATAGGGTCTAGGGTTAACTTACTCAAaaacatacaaccatcctcctAAACACAAATCCTACCTCTCTCTCTGGGtcggtgatagtttcgtacccgttcaaactcgctgaaggtgctcgttattCGGTAATGCCaccgctacctcgttttatcccggtaggctatcgactcgcacatacggtgagggGCGCAATAGCTTTAAGcagacagtttcaactggactcgagtaTTTcttttctgtttatatcttttctttgtctgtttgatttcgtttactcacgcacacacttgtttaatttatatgtattaatcgcaaaTTGTATTTCACAAGATTGAGAGCAGTCCTTTGTTAACTGATAATGACAATTGCTTGTGTAACTATGCACGGCCTTCTGAATTGGTTTCTTGTGGAGGCTTTGCCCTTTTTCATGAAAATGAGATAACAAATCGATGGGTaacaagtaataaaaatacaGTCATGTTTCCAATAACAAAATAGCTAGACTTCATTAAGCCTCTATCAAATGCGGGGCATTCAATGAGTGATTACAAATCAGACGGGTTCATTAGATTAGATCCTCAACTAAGTATATATGGATTCAGAATTTCTGAATTG carries:
- the LOC141691409 gene encoding LOB domain-containing protein 24-like — protein: MNGPGANTACAACKYLRRRCNDSCFLAEYFPATKSEEYLICHRVYGTYNLVKIIKSVQEHQRHETVATLILEARMRVSNPVHGYFVMHKDLQSQIDEHSKELYAVKKQLFLFKSLHSQVELLDNQLMNTSLAVVPESDGE